A genomic region of Candidatus Dadabacteria bacterium contains the following coding sequences:
- the xerC gene encoding tyrosine recombinase XerC yields the protein MNELTESFIKHLSYERNYSEHTVKAYRGDLENFRDFLVREEKKIEDTDIATINAYVSTLYGKNSPSSVERKVSAIRSFFSYLVRKGLVAQNPAKLVRTPRKEKRLPIFLSVDEVFNLVDVKDSGKNPLRVRDRAILELLYSSGLRASELAGATLADLSMGEAVIRVRGKGNKERIVPVGSKALFALGEYLDIRGKLKPSSSHVFLNSRGGGITTRSLARIIKKYGLVSGISKNVSPHVLRHSFATHLLAGGADLRAIQEMLGHASLSTTQRYTHLSVERIMEVYDKTHPNA from the coding sequence ATGAACGAACTGACCGAAAGCTTCATAAAGCACCTCTCGTACGAAAGAAACTACTCGGAACACACGGTAAAGGCCTACAGGGGCGATCTTGAGAACTTCCGCGATTTTCTCGTAAGGGAAGAAAAAAAGATCGAGGACACAGACATCGCGACCATAAACGCGTACGTCTCAACCCTCTACGGAAAAAATTCCCCATCCTCTGTAGAGAGAAAGGTATCGGCGATAAGATCCTTTTTCTCGTATCTGGTAAGAAAAGGCCTCGTGGCGCAGAACCCCGCAAAACTCGTGCGCACCCCTAGAAAGGAAAAACGCCTGCCCATATTTTTAAGCGTGGACGAGGTGTTTAATCTTGTTGACGTAAAGGATTCCGGGAAAAATCCGCTCCGCGTGCGCGACAGGGCGATTCTCGAGCTTCTTTACTCAAGCGGCCTGCGGGCAAGCGAACTCGCGGGAGCCACGCTTGCCGATCTCAGCATGGGAGAGGCTGTAATAAGGGTTCGCGGAAAGGGGAACAAGGAGAGGATAGTTCCCGTGGGATCAAAGGCGCTTTTCGCCCTGGGTGAGTATCTCGACATAAGGGGAAAGCTTAAACCCTCATCCAGCCATGTATTCCTTAACTCCCGGGGAGGCGGGATAACCACGAGAAGCCTTGCGCGGATAATAAAGAAGTACGGCCTTGTATCGGGAATATCGAAAAACGTGAGCCCCCACGTGCTCAGGCACTCGTTTGCCACCCACCTGCTTGCGGGCGGCGCGGACCTTCGGGCAATCCAGGAGATGCTCGGTCACGCGAGCCTCTCGACGACCCAGAGATACACACACCTTTCGGTCGAGAGGATAATGGAAGTGTACGACAAGACCCACCCGAACGCCTAG
- the hslV gene encoding ATP-dependent protease subunit HslV, which yields MSQFHGTTILCVKKDDRVALGGDGQVTMGATAVKHNANKIRKMYGGKICAGFAGSTADAMTLFDKFEGKLEEFRGSLERAAVELAKEWRTDRILRRLEALLIVANSETMLIISGSGDVIEPDESVIAIGSGGPFAQAAALALARHSELSAPEIVERSLEIAAGICIYTNTHISIEEID from the coding sequence ATGAGCCAGTTTCACGGAACCACGATACTCTGCGTTAAAAAAGACGACCGGGTGGCCCTTGGGGGCGACGGCCAGGTGACCATGGGAGCAACCGCGGTAAAACATAACGCGAACAAGATAAGGAAAATGTACGGCGGGAAGATCTGTGCCGGATTCGCGGGCTCTACAGCAGACGCGATGACCCTTTTTGACAAGTTCGAGGGAAAGCTTGAGGAGTTCCGGGGAAGCCTTGAGCGTGCCGCGGTAGAGCTTGCGAAAGAATGGAGAACGGACAGGATACTCAGAAGGCTTGAGGCCCTGCTCATAGTCGCAAACTCCGAAACCATGCTCATAATTTCCGGAAGCGGAGACGTGATAGAGCCGGATGAGAGCGTGATAGCAATAGGCTCGGGAGGCCCCTTCGCCCAGGCGGCCGCTTTGGCACTTGCCAGGCACTCGGAGCTCTCCGCCCCGGAGATAGTCGAGCGCTCACTTGAGATCGCGGCCGGAATCTGCATTTACACAAACACCCACATATCAATAGAGGAAATAGATTAA
- the hslU gene encoding ATP-dependent protease ATPase subunit HslU — MSQESYLTPREIVSELDKYIVGQNMAKRAVGVALRNRWRRQKVSPELRDEISPKNILMMGPTGVGKTEIARRLAKLAQAPFVKVEASKFTEVGYVGRDVESMIRDLTEIAVNMVTEEETLSVNTRARELAEDKLIDLLVPTRPVTGTEEDMEEARKKMSETKKKMRKLLWDGKLDDREVEIEITARSLPIQVFSQAGVEEMDPGISEMIGSLMPKKSKVRKVKVPEAMDILTEEEARKLIDMDKVTHLALERTENSGIIFIDEIDKVAGKNGVSGPDVSREGVQRDLLPIIEGSSVTTKHGMVRTDHILFIGAGAFHVSKPSDLIPELQGRFPIRVELEALTKDDFIRILTEPKNALIKQYTELMRTEDIKLSFTSEAIEKIAETAAEVNSSTENIGARRLHTVLEKLLDEISFNAPDMKEKKFAIDKNYVEEKIADIVKDRDLSRYIL; from the coding sequence ATGTCCCAGGAATCCTATCTCACCCCGAGGGAAATAGTATCGGAGCTAGACAAGTACATAGTCGGGCAGAACATGGCCAAAAGGGCCGTGGGCGTGGCGCTTCGAAACAGATGGAGAAGGCAGAAAGTATCGCCCGAGCTTCGCGACGAGATATCCCCGAAGAACATACTTATGATGGGACCCACCGGCGTGGGGAAAACAGAGATAGCCAGACGCCTGGCAAAACTCGCCCAGGCCCCCTTTGTAAAGGTTGAGGCGTCGAAGTTCACCGAAGTCGGCTACGTGGGCCGGGACGTTGAGTCAATGATACGGGACCTCACGGAGATAGCCGTCAACATGGTAACAGAGGAAGAGACCCTTTCTGTTAACACGAGGGCAAGGGAGCTTGCTGAGGACAAGCTCATTGACCTGCTCGTCCCGACTCGCCCCGTCACCGGGACGGAGGAAGATATGGAAGAAGCCAGGAAAAAAATGAGCGAGACCAAAAAGAAGATGAGAAAGCTTCTTTGGGACGGAAAGCTTGACGACAGGGAAGTCGAGATAGAGATAACGGCTAGGTCTCTTCCCATACAGGTGTTCAGCCAAGCGGGGGTCGAGGAGATGGACCCCGGAATCTCGGAGATGATCGGCAGCCTCATGCCCAAGAAATCGAAGGTGAGAAAGGTCAAGGTTCCCGAGGCTATGGACATCCTCACCGAGGAGGAAGCCCGAAAGCTGATAGACATGGACAAGGTCACCCATCTGGCTCTCGAGAGAACCGAGAACTCGGGGATAATCTTCATAGACGAGATAGACAAGGTCGCCGGAAAAAACGGCGTCTCGGGCCCCGATGTTTCAAGGGAAGGGGTGCAGAGGGACCTTCTCCCCATAATCGAGGGAAGCAGCGTCACCACGAAGCACGGGATGGTGAGAACCGACCATATACTCTTTATTGGAGCCGGAGCGTTTCACGTCTCAAAGCCGTCCGATCTCATACCCGAGCTCCAGGGGCGCTTTCCGATAAGGGTTGAGCTTGAGGCGCTCACCAAAGACGATTTCATACGAATCCTCACCGAGCCCAAAAACGCTCTTATAAAACAGTACACCGAGCTTATGAGGACCGAGGACATAAAGCTCTCTTTCACCAGCGAGGCGATAGAGAAAATAGCCGAGACCGCGGCTGAAGTTAACAGCTCTACCGAGAACATAGGGGCAAGGAGACTTCACACCGTTCTTGAGAAGCTGCTTGACGAGATATCCTTTAACGCTCCCGACATGAAGGAGAAGAAATTCGCCATAGACAAGAACTACGTTGAGGAGAAAATAGCCGACATTGTCAAGGACAGGGATCTCAGCAGGTACATACTCTAA
- a CDS encoding type IV toxin-antitoxin system AbiEi family antitoxin domain-containing protein has protein sequence MNSQKKPRLKNLIDNVPPGFIVDAVWLRDHGIDSKSIHGYVKRGWLEKLTRGVYRRPLSALSVPTPWEWQMPLISIQSIMGYGVHLGGLSALEFHGYSHYLRLGGSTGIYLYGKVPSWFGRLPFKTRFIVQSRSLFGNDTTGIENEDDELAAETDSDGGPTVSPWRWPIKVSSPERAILEALHDLRGEAGFDNLNMVFQGLTTLRPGNLASLLRLCRSVKVKRLFFVFAERHSHSWLKYLDKSAVNFGSGPRALVKGGKLHPVYRIYVTEELLPSSESVEGARHV, from the coding sequence ATGAATAGTCAAAAGAAACCAAGATTAAAAAACCTTATAGACAATGTTCCGCCTGGTTTCATAGTCGATGCCGTATGGCTTCGCGACCATGGCATAGATTCAAAGTCAATACACGGCTACGTAAAGCGAGGGTGGCTTGAAAAACTGACCCGGGGAGTCTATCGCCGCCCCTTGTCGGCACTTTCCGTTCCGACGCCTTGGGAGTGGCAAATGCCACTCATATCCATCCAGAGCATCATGGGCTATGGCGTTCATCTTGGAGGACTCAGCGCGCTTGAATTTCACGGTTACTCCCATTACCTGCGGCTGGGCGGCAGCACCGGCATATATCTGTACGGGAAGGTTCCGTCCTGGTTCGGGCGTCTGCCGTTCAAAACCCGATTCATTGTTCAATCGCGCTCCCTGTTCGGCAACGACACCACGGGCATTGAGAACGAGGACGATGAGCTTGCCGCCGAAACGGACAGCGACGGCGGGCCAACGGTAAGTCCCTGGCGATGGCCGATCAAAGTATCTTCTCCCGAGCGCGCCATACTTGAAGCACTGCACGATCTGCGTGGCGAAGCAGGCTTTGACAATCTGAATATGGTTTTTCAGGGACTTACGACATTGCGACCTGGGAATCTGGCATCTCTGCTGCGCCTTTGCCGAAGCGTAAAGGTAAAACGTCTGTTTTTCGTGTTCGCCGAAAGACATTCTCACTCCTGGCTCAAATACCTGGACAAGTCCGCAGTCAATTTCGGCTCAGGACCGCGCGCCTTGGTCAAAGGAGGCAAGCTACATCCGGTTTACAGAATTTACGTGACAGAGGAACTCCTGCCTTCGTCCGAAAGTGTCGAAGGAGCACGCCATGTGTAA
- a CDS encoding nucleotidyl transferase AbiEii/AbiGii toxin family protein, which yields MCNYKHYAEQVRLLVRLLPTIAAEKVFALKGGSAINLFYRDMPRLSVDIDLVYLPVESRPISLGNIDLALKRAMNFFARSNRNVQFQRIAGGGNLDTRIMAISGNAKVKIEISPVMRGTVLPPGLLKVTDTVEETFGFAEAQVVSFEDLYGGKLHAALDRQHPRDLYDIRLLYENEGISDDLFRVFMAYVSSSNRPPHELLSPLPLPIKKLYMEEFSGMTRERITQPELEAVRTHLFTDIRKRLTGDIAAFLFSLHDTEPDFELIGLPEALYLPAVQWKLLNLRKLRAENPKKHAQQRAMLETLFI from the coding sequence ATGTGTAACTACAAACATTACGCTGAACAGGTTCGTCTGCTGGTCCGCCTGCTGCCCACTATTGCTGCAGAAAAAGTATTCGCACTGAAAGGCGGTTCCGCAATCAATCTCTTTTACCGAGACATGCCGCGCCTCTCCGTTGATATCGATCTTGTCTATTTACCCGTGGAAAGCCGGCCTATATCTCTGGGCAATATCGACTTAGCACTGAAGCGAGCAATGAACTTCTTCGCCCGTAGCAATAGGAATGTACAGTTTCAACGCATCGCAGGTGGAGGAAATCTCGACACTCGTATCATGGCCATAAGCGGTAACGCAAAAGTGAAAATCGAGATATCTCCTGTCATGCGGGGAACGGTTTTACCACCCGGACTGCTCAAGGTTACAGATACCGTTGAGGAAACTTTCGGTTTCGCCGAAGCCCAGGTTGTCTCTTTTGAAGACCTGTATGGAGGTAAATTGCATGCAGCGCTTGACCGACAGCACCCACGTGATCTTTATGACATAAGACTGCTCTACGAAAACGAAGGTATAAGTGACGATTTGTTCCGTGTTTTTATGGCTTATGTCTCTTCTTCCAACAGGCCACCTCATGAATTGCTGTCGCCACTTCCTTTACCGATCAAGAAGCTGTACATGGAGGAATTTTCAGGGATGACGCGCGAAAGAATCACGCAACCCGAGCTCGAAGCGGTGAGAACACATCTCTTTACCGATATTAGAAAACGCCTTACGGGTGATATAGCAGCGTTTTTGTTTTCCCTTCACGATACGGAACCCGACTTTGAACTGATCGGCCTACCTGAAGCCTTATATCTTCCCGCAGTCCAGTGGAAACTGCTAAATCTGCGGAAGCTCAGAGCCGAAAATCCGAAGAAACACGCACAGCAACGGGCAATGCTTGAAACACTCTTCATATGA
- a CDS encoding circularly permuted type 2 ATP-grasp protein gives MNFTNYDTEGFYDEVFKDNSTPHEWTRFLTDRIESLSDGELIERQKAAEMNLFEMGVTFTLYSEKKKSSEENIFPFDIIPRIVSAEDWELIERGLKQRIHALNLFIDDIYNDRKILRDKVVPKELILSSREFRLDCVGFSPPKNIWCHITGTDLIRHSDGNFYILEDNLRSPSGVSYVLENRELLKRTFPKVFGTVEIMPISDYGLHLHDTLQYLLSDRTANPKVVLLTPGIYNSAYFEHSFLAKEMGIELVEGRDLVVVENFVYLKTTKGLEKVDVIYRRIDDNFLDPQVFRPDSVLGVPGLFSAYKAGNVAIANAPGGGVADDKIIYAYVEKIIKYYLGEEPVIPNVPTYICEEDEARKYVLDNIEKLVVKPANESGGYGIVFGPKATKEELAQAKRNIKADPRNYIAQKTMSLSRAPVIAGDHFEGRHVDLRPFILYGKEIFVLPGGLTRVALRKGSMIVNSSQGGGSKDTWVLAPAKNTKGKGGGKS, from the coding sequence ATGAATTTCACAAACTACGATACGGAAGGCTTTTACGACGAGGTATTTAAGGACAACTCCACCCCGCATGAATGGACCCGCTTTTTAACCGACAGGATAGAAAGTCTCTCTGACGGAGAGCTGATCGAGAGGCAGAAAGCAGCCGAGATGAACCTGTTCGAGATGGGGGTCACCTTCACACTTTACTCGGAAAAAAAGAAAAGTTCCGAGGAGAACATTTTCCCCTTCGACATAATTCCGAGGATAGTGTCTGCCGAGGACTGGGAGCTCATAGAAAGGGGTCTCAAGCAGAGAATCCACGCGCTTAACCTCTTCATAGACGACATATACAACGACCGGAAGATCCTTAGGGACAAGGTGGTTCCCAAGGAACTCATCCTCTCAAGCAGGGAGTTTCGCCTTGACTGCGTCGGCTTTTCCCCTCCGAAGAACATCTGGTGCCACATCACGGGAACGGACCTGATAAGACATTCGGACGGAAACTTCTACATCCTCGAAGACAACCTTCGCTCGCCCTCGGGCGTCTCCTACGTGCTTGAGAACCGCGAGCTTCTAAAGCGCACGTTTCCCAAGGTATTCGGCACCGTAGAGATAATGCCCATAAGCGATTACGGACTCCACCTCCATGACACCCTCCAGTACCTTCTCTCCGACAGAACAGCCAACCCGAAGGTGGTGCTTCTCACCCCGGGGATCTACAACTCGGCCTACTTCGAGCACTCGTTTCTGGCAAAGGAGATGGGAATAGAGCTTGTCGAGGGCAGGGATCTCGTCGTGGTAGAGAATTTCGTTTACCTAAAAACCACAAAGGGACTTGAAAAAGTGGATGTCATATACAGAAGGATAGACGACAACTTCCTCGACCCTCAGGTGTTCCGCCCGGATTCAGTGCTCGGAGTTCCGGGGCTTTTCAGCGCGTACAAGGCAGGAAACGTCGCCATAGCCAATGCCCCCGGAGGAGGGGTGGCCGACGACAAGATAATATACGCCTACGTAGAGAAGATAATAAAGTACTATCTGGGAGAAGAGCCCGTAATCCCGAACGTGCCGACGTATATATGCGAGGAGGATGAGGCCAGAAAATATGTGCTCGACAATATAGAGAAGCTGGTCGTAAAGCCCGCGAATGAATCCGGAGGATACGGGATAGTGTTCGGGCCCAAGGCGACAAAAGAGGAACTCGCCCAGGCAAAAAGAAACATAAAGGCGGACCCCAGAAACTACATAGCCCAGAAGACCATGTCCCTCTCCCGGGCCCCCGTGATAGCGGGTGATCACTTCGAGGGACGCCATGTCGATCTTAGGCCCTTCATTCTCTACGGAAAAGAAATATTCGTCCTGCCCGGAGGCCTGACCAGGGTGGCCCTGCGCAAAGGTTCGATGATAGTCAATTCGTCCCAGGGCGGGGGAAGCAAGGACACCTGGGTGCTTGCTCCCGCAAAGAACACCAAGGGCAAAGGAGGCGGAAAATCCTAA
- a CDS encoding alpha-E domain-containing protein has translation MSRYAERAGNTARLISVNLSLAIDTHDSVEQEWDPIVKVTGDMELFRSLYDSTTRENVINFMVLDRNNPNSIISCVNCARENASSVREIISSEMWLLINRFYHKLNNEDARQKLLDNPGKFCEVAKVQSLLFHGSGYISISHGEAWHFSELGKQMERADNTSRILDVKYYTLLPKAELVGTSIDNMQWIALLKSTSALETYKAKHQQISIGNVIDFLILDNQFPRSIIYCIAQADESLHCISNSPAGCYNNETEKEMGRLLSDLRFISVGEIVQHGMHEYLSGFQSQINEVGNRIYDDYFSYGITDSVLQDFDDI, from the coding sequence ATGAGCCGCTATGCAGAGCGCGCCGGCAATACAGCGAGGCTTATAAGCGTAAACCTGAGCCTTGCCATTGACACCCACGACTCCGTTGAGCAGGAGTGGGACCCCATAGTGAAGGTGACGGGAGACATGGAGCTTTTCAGAAGCCTTTATGACAGCACAACCCGGGAGAACGTCATAAACTTCATGGTCCTTGACCGCAACAACCCGAACTCCATCATCTCCTGCGTTAACTGCGCCCGTGAGAACGCAAGTTCCGTAAGGGAAATAATCTCCTCTGAAATGTGGCTTCTAATAAACCGCTTCTACCACAAGCTAAACAACGAGGATGCCAGACAGAAGCTGCTTGACAACCCCGGCAAATTCTGCGAAGTGGCAAAGGTGCAGAGCCTTCTTTTCCACGGTTCCGGGTACATAAGCATATCCCACGGCGAGGCATGGCATTTCTCGGAACTCGGAAAGCAGATGGAACGGGCCGACAACACTTCAAGAATCCTCGACGTCAAGTACTACACCCTGCTTCCCAAGGCGGAACTCGTGGGAACGTCTATAGACAACATGCAGTGGATAGCGCTTCTTAAGTCAACAAGCGCCCTTGAGACATACAAGGCGAAGCACCAGCAGATATCCATAGGCAACGTGATCGATTTCCTCATCCTTGATAACCAGTTTCCCCGTTCAATAATTTACTGCATTGCGCAGGCCGACGAGTCTCTTCACTGCATATCCAACAGCCCTGCGGGCTGCTACAATAACGAAACCGAAAAAGAAATGGGAAGGCTTCTGTCTGACCTTCGGTTCATAAGCGTCGGGGAGATAGTACAGCACGGAATGCACGAGTACCTAAGCGGTTTCCAGTCCCAAATAAACGAGGTCGGAAACCGCATATACGACGATTACTTCAGCTACGGGATAACAGACAGCGTCCTTCAGGACTTTGACGATATCTGA
- a CDS encoding peptidase — protein MTFCVGMRLKEGIIGLADNLIITGNEAIRAKKVTTHRAGDNSFFLMTSGLRSARDKAITYLDEALEQSQESFDRLYKAVNLFSRELRRVKKEDGEDLSESGFPFNIYSIIGGQFENDAEPQLFLVYPQGNWINVGTTSPYVIIGESKYGKPIIKRTLTYDTNLDTALRIAYLAFDSSRINAIDVDFPIDIVVYRSNSFSLEQYRFNENELADISEWWQERLRKSAEEMPAEWVRKILNRSPKSAA, from the coding sequence ATGACTTTCTGCGTGGGAATGAGACTCAAGGAAGGAATAATCGGGCTAGCCGACAACCTCATAATAACGGGAAATGAAGCCATACGGGCAAAGAAGGTCACCACCCACAGGGCCGGGGACAACTCGTTTTTCCTTATGACGTCGGGGCTTCGCTCCGCGAGAGACAAGGCTATTACCTATCTTGACGAGGCGCTCGAACAATCCCAGGAATCGTTTGACCGCCTCTACAAGGCCGTGAATCTTTTCTCAAGGGAGCTTCGCAGGGTGAAAAAAGAAGATGGAGAGGATCTTTCCGAATCGGGATTTCCCTTCAACATATACTCCATAATAGGAGGGCAGTTCGAAAACGACGCCGAGCCCCAGCTTTTCCTCGTTTATCCCCAGGGAAACTGGATCAACGTGGGGACCACTTCCCCCTACGTTATAATAGGCGAGTCGAAATACGGAAAACCGATAATAAAAAGAACGCTTACCTACGACACGAACCTTGATACGGCGCTTCGCATCGCATACCTCGCGTTTGATTCAAGCCGCATAAACGCCATAGACGTCGATTTTCCGATAGACATCGTAGTCTACAGAAGCAATTCATTTTCCCTTGAGCAGTACAGATTCAACGAAAACGAACTGGCGGACATATCGGAGTGGTGGCAGGAGAGGCTCAGGAAATCAGCCGAGGAAATGCCCGCTGAATGGGTAAGAAAAATCCTTAACAGAAGCCCGAAAAGTGCTGCTTAG
- a CDS encoding transglutaminase family protein, which yields MLLSIDHNTTYSYGKKVVLAPHTVRLRPRDGGGQMTHMFSLRTDPPEAGRSVNSDLDGNTTVTLWFTGEFESLTIGTSCVVETLRENPFDFIVSDVRFLDLPMQYPREQKMALRPYLAVSKRTALAVSPLRETILSQTMGRTTDFVLSLCEHIHDNFPHVAREQGGPWSAERTLREKRGSCRDLVELFSAVCRSVGLACRHVSGYALSARRKKGDELHAWAEVYIPGGGWRGYDPSSGLAVSDRHVAVAGGATHGLIAPVSGSFYGDGAGVELRFRVRVRKTGKRQKKALGLL from the coding sequence GTGCTGCTTAGCATAGATCACAACACGACTTACTCTTACGGAAAAAAAGTGGTCCTGGCCCCACACACCGTGAGGCTTCGCCCCAGAGACGGCGGGGGGCAGATGACCCATATGTTCTCGCTCAGGACGGATCCCCCCGAAGCGGGAAGAAGCGTGAACTCGGATCTCGACGGAAACACTACCGTTACCCTTTGGTTTACGGGCGAGTTCGAGAGCCTCACAATTGGTACCAGCTGTGTCGTCGAGACGCTTCGGGAAAACCCTTTTGACTTCATAGTCTCAGACGTAAGGTTCCTTGACCTGCCGATGCAATACCCGCGCGAGCAGAAGATGGCCCTTCGCCCGTACCTCGCGGTAAGCAAAAGAACTGCCCTGGCGGTCTCGCCGCTTCGCGAAACGATTCTCTCGCAAACCATGGGAAGAACCACGGACTTTGTTCTCTCGCTCTGTGAGCACATACACGATAACTTTCCTCACGTCGCCAGGGAGCAGGGCGGCCCCTGGTCCGCGGAGAGAACTCTCAGGGAAAAAAGAGGGTCCTGCAGGGACCTCGTGGAACTTTTCTCAGCCGTCTGCCGCTCGGTCGGCCTTGCGTGCAGACACGTAAGCGGCTATGCACTCAGCGCAAGAAGAAAAAAAGGAGACGAGCTTCACGCCTGGGCCGAGGTCTACATACCGGGCGGAGGGTGGAGAGGCTACGATCCCTCCTCGGGTCTTGCGGTCTCGGACCGCCACGTGGCTGTCGCGGGGGGCGCCACCCACGGGCTCATCGCCCCCGTGTCGGGAAGCTTCTACGGGGACGGAGCCGGAGTCGAACTCCGGTTTCGCGTAAGGGTAAGAAAGACGGGGAAACGCCAGAAAAAAGCCCTGGGACTTCTCTGA